A single Maniola hyperantus chromosome 11, iAphHyp1.2, whole genome shotgun sequence DNA region contains:
- the LOC117986585 gene encoding zinc finger protein 596-like, which yields MQNNPQELSWQAIQAIVGVKLPPNVLRFDDIGFHLVNNSVSSAEDSDSDVEIVENGWESDNNVSSKPEHSDNEKTPSDREQSESPVLRLVEPDNNNFGKELLDYRDFLVKMDTKDVTDNDRAPQTNNEDADSSNGNVMSIENYLEVTLSTDSEASHTCSQCNQMFTSEQLLSSHQCIAKPTEEKKYPCHVCTEKFPSYWELRKHINSHFPGMLDSKSSFCHLCQKDYTKTGFMNHLRKHTGERPFVCELCHKAFSQSSSLSIHMKFHLNVRKHACTVCEKKFVTKSELSRHMTVHTKQKSYYCGVCDKAFTRSDNMKKHEKTHG from the coding sequence ATGCAGAACAACCCCCAGGAGCTTTCATGGCAGGCGATTCAGGCTATTGTGGGGGTTAAACTCCCACCTAATGTGTTGCGTTTTGATGATATTGGCTTCCACTTAGTGAATAATTCGGTTTCGAGTGCTGAGGATTCAGATTCCGATGTGGAAATCGTCGAGAATGGCTGGGAGTCTGACAACAACGTATCCTCGAAACCAGAACACTCAGATAACGAGAAGACGCCTTCTGACCGAGAACAGAGCGAATCGCCCGTCCTGCGACTCGTGGAGCCTGATAATAACAATTTTGGAAAAGAACTACTAGACTATAGAGATTTTTTAGTTAAAATGGATACCAAAGATGTAACTGATAACGATCGAGCGCCTCAGACAAATAACGAAGACGCCGACAGCTCCAATGGGAATGTTATGTCTATCGAAAATTATTTAGAGGTGACCCTATCTACAGACTCCGAGGCTAGTCATACATGTAGCCAATGTAACCAAATGTTTACCAGTGAACAACTGCTATCTTCACATCAGTGCATTGCCAAACCCACCGAAGAGAAGAAGTATCCCTGTCACGTATGCACAGAAAAGTTTCCCAGCTACTGGGAGCTCAGGAAACACATAAACAGTCATTTTCCTGGAATGTTAGACTCAAAATCCAGTTTTTGTCATCTATGTCAGAAGGATTACACGAAAACAGGCTTTATGAACCATTTACGGAAGCATACGGGTGAGCGGCCCTTTGTATGTGAGCTGTGCCACAAAGCCTTCTCACAATCCAGTTCACTGTCAATACACATGAAGTTCCACCTCAACGTTCGAAAACACGCTTGCACAGTTTGTGAAAAGAAATTCGTAACCAAGAGTGAACTGTCCCGACACATGACTGTGCATACCAAGCAAAAGTCTTACTATTGTGGTGTGTGTGACAAAGCCTTTACTCGCTCTGACaatatgaagaaacacgagaaaACACATGGATAA
- the LOC117986692 gene encoding protein FRA10AC1 homolog: MSARLRNLNPYELHKYLVNVYCLNAKGSTALLKRDTSRDRTDLDVIRENHKFLWEEDEVADTWEKQLAKKYYDKLFKEYCICDLSRYKDNKVALRWRVEQEVVLGKGQFQCGAKRCPNDQGLKSWEVNFAYVEDSEKKNALVKLRLCPECSEKLNYKSKKREVKRLKKSQKKKRKSRDKGPSDSDDTVNEESTEVVESGTQEPSSSNPATDSMIDREESLWKKGVQEVEEKSREEEFEDYLEDLLL; this comes from the exons ATGTCGGCAAGGTTACGTAATCTTAATCCGTATGAGTtgcataagtacctagttaatgtttattgtttaaatGCCAAAGGTTCTACTGCGCTTCTAAAACGGGACACCTCTAGAGATCGAACCGATCTTGACGTTATCAGGGAAAACCACAAGTTCTTGTGGGAGGAGGACGAAGTTGCCGACACATGGGAAAAGCAACTGGCTAAAAAATATTACGATAAGCTCTTCAAAGAGTATTGTATCTGTGATCTGAGCAGATATAAAGATAATAAA GTAGCATTAAGATGGCGGGTCGAGCAAGAGGTGGTGCTGGGCAAAGGGCAGTTCCAATGCGGTGCTAAACGGTGCCCTAACGACCAGGGTCTCAAGTCCTGGGAAGTAAACTTCGCTTATGTTGAGGATAGCGAGAAGAAAAATGCACTTGTGAAATTGA GACTCTGCCCAGAATGTTCGGAAAAGTtaaattacaaatcaaaaaaaCGTGAAGTGAAACGACTCAAAAAGagccaaaagaaaaaaagaaagagtaGAGATAAGGGGCCAAGTGACAGTGATGATACTGTTAACGAAGAATCGACAGAAGTGGTTGAATCTGGAACTCAAGAGCCTTCCAGTTCCAATCCAGCTACAGATTCAATGATTGATAGGGAAGAGTCGTTATGGAAGAAAG